The following proteins are co-located in the Spirosoma montaniterrae genome:
- a CDS encoding RICIN domain-containing protein, with translation MSTTPSTAGLIRRCLKSYGVLFAVALFATSLFAQTLPTGFNNSVVQNGYTTPMGVVFSTDSRQLFVWDKAGRVWVSVWNGSQYVRQSTPVLDISDEVGNWRDFGLLSLCLDPNFAQNGRIYLFYVVDRHHLFNAGTAQYNPATNQYFAATISRLTRYRVNTASNVLTADPASRFVLLGESRSTGVPLTHESHAGGTVLFGRDGTLLVSTGDNASYASTDKGSATETYFQQAIDDGIMRANENVGAFRSQMTGSLCGKILRLDPETGDGVSNNPFFDTGNARSAQSRVWSLGFRNPCRMALEPNTGSTNPADANPGTLLVGDVGWNVWEDFHRISRPAENAGWPMFEGLDPHSGYMQAAQTLQNLDEPNPANTCNKPFLTFQDLLKQAQNEAQGTLSALNPCSQQPLPGPQRRYFHSRPALDWKHGADVARYPTFSGNTATATTLGSVGAAVPGNSFRGNCATAGACYTGTRYPDGYRNAYYFADYGANWIRAATLGPNGVTQVRDFAPNGFGRGIIDIEYNALDESLYYVNINSGEIMRISYGGNRPPVAAIVADKLTGNSPLTVNFKGDASTDPDGDVLTYLWDFGDGTTSTQANPVKTFTSATARGFTVKLTVSDGRGLTAQEQVTVSVNNAVPVVRITSPANNSAYPLDRESQYTLAATVTDDDATGLAYAWQVTLRHNNHEHREPILTNTSPTVTLSPVGCDGETYYYVIKLTVTDQGGLTASDSVRINPDCSSGNLSVANLKATPQDRAASVSWTNPAVSFDQIMLVAKEGSGFLDKPSGTNFVADANFGGSGTAQEGGKVVYRGTGTSVTVTGLTNGKTYYFRAYTLKGTAWNGGTETSTTPVASTPPPPPPPPPVPTFVPDPAKCYRLTARVSGRALEVDNGATTDGAVVRQRTYATRTWQQWKFQDMGSQFYRLTALHSGKALDVNGASTSDGAAIIQWTPHQNANQQWKVQGDNQGYFSLIARHSAKALQVQNNSTADGAAMVQFTANGTSAQQWTIDEVGCTTTAPPTSNSLVFNATTCYRLTARVSGKVLEVNNGSTGNGAALVQRTNSNKAWQQWRLRATSSGFYRLVAVHSGKAADVNAASTADWATVIQWPVHSGTNQEWRPQINADGFYTLMARHSQKMLDVRNGETGEGIPIIQYMPNGTVAQQWRIEPVGCLSGARVGDLASVNDLFFDTEQAFRVFPNPAQQYVDVDLRAAQGQPVRLSLTDAAGKVVQQADVNEPDNQPYRLTVSHLNSGLYLIDIETNGQERVVRRLLISR, from the coding sequence ATGTCTACCACACCCTCAACCGCTGGGCTAATCCGGCGGTGCCTGAAAAGCTATGGCGTTTTGTTTGCCGTAGCCCTCTTTGCTACGTCTCTCTTCGCCCAGACGTTGCCCACCGGATTCAATAATTCCGTTGTGCAAAATGGCTACACTACCCCAATGGGCGTGGTGTTTTCTACCGACAGCCGACAGCTATTCGTCTGGGATAAAGCAGGGCGGGTTTGGGTTTCTGTCTGGAACGGCTCACAATATGTTCGGCAGTCGACCCCCGTACTCGACATCAGCGACGAGGTCGGTAACTGGCGCGATTTTGGGCTGCTCAGTCTGTGTCTCGACCCGAATTTTGCCCAGAATGGCCGGATTTATCTGTTCTATGTCGTTGATCGGCACCACCTGTTCAATGCCGGAACGGCCCAGTACAATCCAGCAACGAACCAGTATTTTGCCGCCACCATCAGCCGCCTGACGCGCTACCGGGTCAACACCGCCAGTAATGTGCTGACTGCCGACCCGGCCAGCCGCTTCGTGCTGCTGGGCGAAAGCCGCAGCACGGGCGTTCCGCTCACCCACGAATCGCACGCGGGCGGAACGGTGCTGTTTGGGCGCGATGGTACGCTGCTCGTCTCGACCGGCGACAATGCCAGCTACGCCAGCACCGACAAGGGTAGTGCTACCGAAACGTATTTCCAGCAGGCCATCGACGACGGTATCATGCGGGCCAATGAAAACGTGGGCGCATTTCGGTCGCAGATGACGGGTTCGCTCTGCGGCAAAATTCTGCGGCTCGACCCCGAAACGGGCGATGGCGTTTCGAATAACCCGTTTTTCGACACTGGAAATGCCCGCTCGGCGCAGTCGCGGGTGTGGTCGCTGGGGTTCCGCAATCCGTGCCGAATGGCCCTCGAACCAAATACGGGCAGCACGAACCCCGCCGATGCCAATCCCGGCACACTGCTCGTGGGCGACGTAGGCTGGAACGTGTGGGAAGATTTTCACCGTATCAGCCGCCCCGCCGAAAATGCCGGTTGGCCCATGTTCGAGGGCTTAGACCCGCATTCGGGCTACATGCAGGCCGCGCAAACGCTCCAGAATCTCGATGAACCGAATCCCGCCAATACCTGCAACAAGCCGTTTCTGACGTTTCAGGATTTGCTCAAACAGGCGCAAAACGAAGCACAGGGCACACTCAGCGCGTTGAATCCCTGCTCGCAGCAGCCGCTGCCCGGCCCGCAGCGACGCTATTTCCATAGCCGACCCGCCCTCGACTGGAAACACGGGGCCGACGTAGCCCGTTACCCCACCTTCAGCGGCAATACGGCTACTGCCACAACGCTCGGCAGCGTGGGCGCGGCTGTTCCGGGCAATTCGTTTCGCGGCAACTGCGCTACGGCGGGTGCCTGCTATACCGGCACCCGCTACCCCGATGGCTACCGAAATGCGTATTATTTTGCCGACTACGGAGCCAACTGGATTCGGGCCGCTACGCTCGGGCCAAACGGCGTAACGCAGGTGCGTGATTTTGCCCCGAACGGCTTTGGCAGGGGGATTATCGACATCGAATACAATGCCCTTGACGAGTCGCTGTATTATGTCAACATCAATTCGGGTGAGATTATGCGGATTAGTTACGGCGGCAACCGCCCGCCCGTAGCGGCTATCGTGGCCGATAAGCTGACCGGCAACTCGCCCCTGACCGTCAATTTCAAAGGCGATGCCTCGACCGATCCCGATGGCGACGTGCTGACGTACCTCTGGGATTTCGGCGATGGTACTACCAGCACCCAGGCAAATCCCGTAAAAACGTTTACGTCGGCCACCGCACGCGGCTTTACCGTGAAGCTGACCGTATCCGACGGGCGCGGGCTTACGGCACAGGAGCAGGTAACGGTATCGGTCAACAACGCCGTGCCGGTCGTGAGAATCACCAGCCCCGCCAACAACAGTGCCTACCCGCTCGACCGCGAGAGTCAGTACACGCTCGCAGCCACCGTGACCGACGACGATGCCACCGGCCTTGCCTATGCCTGGCAGGTGACTTTGCGGCACAACAACCACGAACACCGCGAACCTATACTGACCAACACATCGCCTACGGTGACGCTCTCGCCCGTAGGTTGCGATGGCGAAACGTATTATTATGTCATCAAACTGACAGTTACAGACCAGGGTGGATTAACGGCCAGCGATTCGGTGCGAATAAACCCCGATTGTTCGTCGGGTAATTTATCCGTCGCTAATCTGAAGGCAACTCCGCAGGACCGGGCGGCTTCGGTATCGTGGACGAATCCGGCGGTTTCCTTCGATCAGATTATGCTTGTCGCCAAAGAAGGCAGTGGTTTTTTAGACAAACCCAGCGGCACTAACTTCGTAGCTGATGCCAATTTTGGCGGGTCGGGAACGGCACAGGAAGGCGGCAAAGTGGTGTATCGGGGTACGGGTACGTCGGTTACGGTAACGGGCCTGACCAATGGCAAAACGTACTATTTTCGGGCGTACACTCTGAAAGGAACAGCCTGGAATGGCGGCACCGAAACCAGCACCACGCCCGTCGCGTCCACTCCACCACCGCCCCCACCGCCACCGCCTGTACCGACGTTTGTGCCCGACCCCGCCAAATGCTACCGGCTCACGGCCCGCGTCAGTGGCCGGGCGTTGGAAGTCGACAATGGAGCTACCACCGACGGAGCCGTTGTGCGGCAGCGCACGTATGCCACCAGAACCTGGCAGCAGTGGAAATTTCAGGATATGGGCAGTCAGTTTTACCGGCTCACGGCCCTGCATTCGGGCAAAGCATTAGACGTGAACGGAGCCAGCACCAGCGACGGCGCGGCTATTATTCAGTGGACACCGCACCAGAACGCAAACCAGCAATGGAAAGTACAGGGCGATAATCAGGGGTATTTCAGCCTGATTGCCCGGCATTCGGCCAAAGCCCTTCAGGTACAGAACAATAGCACCGCCGATGGAGCCGCAATGGTGCAGTTTACGGCCAACGGCACGTCGGCGCAGCAGTGGACCATCGACGAAGTAGGCTGCACCACAACCGCCCCGCCCACCTCGAACTCGCTTGTTTTCAACGCCACTACCTGTTATCGGCTCACGGCCCGCGTCAGTGGGAAAGTGCTCGAAGTAAACAACGGCTCAACCGGCAATGGAGCCGCATTGGTGCAGCGTACTAACAGCAATAAAGCCTGGCAGCAATGGCGACTCAGAGCTACCAGCAGCGGTTTTTATCGATTAGTGGCCGTGCATTCGGGCAAAGCTGCTGACGTGAATGCGGCCAGCACTGCCGACTGGGCTACGGTTATTCAATGGCCCGTTCACAGCGGCACAAACCAGGAATGGCGACCGCAAATTAACGCCGATGGATTTTACACGCTCATGGCCCGGCATTCGCAGAAAATGCTCGATGTTCGCAACGGCGAAACGGGTGAAGGCATTCCCATCATTCAATACATGCCGAATGGCACCGTGGCGCAGCAATGGCGTATTGAACCGGTGGGTTGCCTGTCGGGTGCGCGGGTAGGCGATCTGGCATCGGTAAACGATCTGTTTTTTGATACCGAACAGGCGTTTCGTGTTTTTCCGAACCCGGCGCAGCAATACGTCGATGTTGATTTGCGGGCCGCGCAGGGGCAACCCGTTCGCCTGAGTCTGACCGATGCTGCTGGCAAAGTGGTTCAGCAAGCCGATGTGAACGAGCCTGACAATCAGCCGTATCGCCTGACGGTGTCGCACCTGAATAGTGGTTTGTATTTGATTGACATCGAGACAAACGGGCAGGAGCGCGTAGTCCGCCGGTTGCTCATCAGCCGGTAG
- a CDS encoding ArnT family glycosyltransferase, protein MTELTQPSPLPHRWFAALVAVGILINATGLFPPIMEPDGALYACIAKTMAQSNDFVNLYAVGTDWLDKPHFPFWMVALSFKLFGINTFAYKLPALLFFLMGVWYTYRFARLLYPKVVAQVAVLVLLTAFHGVLSNADVRAEPYLMGLIIGAVYHFWRLTPPQPLPLKKGEGLKPCRPVSPSPFFKGRGWGGVDLLLGSFLTGCALMTKGVFVLVPIGAGLVLHWLLTGQWRELLKPRWYVAVVLSFVFTLPEVYCLYQQFNLHPEKIVFGKTGVSGIKFFFWDSQFGRFFNTGPIKGEGDKLFFVHTTLWAFLPWSLPLYAGVGKAVMQLFRRFTGKSHQPLPEYVSLGSGLATFALFSLSGFQLPHYMNIVFPFFAILTAQFLVGLSPKNLRRWTVGQSVIAGLLVVLTVGLILVVRPAGMSLAIGWVAVVSLLTLMLFRQADLSTLTGRLTGAMAVFFGILNLFLYPAFLQYQAGMTAARYVNEQPDLVQQPVWLYLPGTGVGGGSFWSYEFYATGPTAYVRSDSALRQRLQRGPIMVFTEGVYADSLVSRGFGLRRLAAFPFFHVSTLTGDFLNPDTRPKTLEPYVLAEVSPR, encoded by the coding sequence ATGACCGAACTTACTCAACCCTCTCCCCTGCCCCATCGCTGGTTTGCGGCCCTCGTCGCCGTCGGGATTCTTATCAATGCAACCGGTCTGTTTCCGCCCATCATGGAACCCGACGGGGCATTGTACGCCTGCATTGCCAAAACAATGGCGCAGTCGAACGATTTCGTGAACCTCTACGCCGTTGGCACCGACTGGCTCGACAAGCCGCACTTTCCGTTCTGGATGGTCGCGCTGAGTTTTAAGCTATTTGGCATCAACACGTTCGCCTACAAACTACCGGCCCTGCTGTTTTTTCTGATGGGTGTTTGGTACACATACCGGTTTGCCCGGCTTCTGTACCCGAAGGTCGTAGCGCAGGTGGCCGTGCTGGTACTGCTTACGGCCTTCCACGGCGTACTGTCCAACGCCGACGTTCGGGCCGAGCCGTATCTGATGGGGCTGATTATCGGAGCCGTATATCATTTCTGGCGATTGACCCCACCCCAACCCCTCCCCTTGAAAAAAGGGGAGGGGCTCAAACCATGCCGCCCTGTAAGCCCCTCCCCTTTTTTCAAGGGGAGGGGTTGGGGTGGGGTAGACCTCCTCCTCGGCTCTTTCCTGACTGGCTGCGCGCTGATGACTAAAGGCGTTTTTGTGCTGGTGCCTATCGGGGCGGGATTGGTGCTGCACTGGCTCCTGACGGGTCAATGGCGCGAGTTGCTGAAACCACGCTGGTATGTAGCCGTAGTCTTGTCGTTTGTTTTTACGCTGCCCGAAGTGTATTGCCTGTATCAGCAATTCAATTTGCACCCCGAGAAGATCGTGTTCGGCAAAACGGGCGTTTCGGGTATAAAATTCTTTTTCTGGGATAGTCAGTTCGGGCGATTTTTCAATACCGGCCCCATCAAAGGCGAAGGCGACAAACTGTTTTTCGTACATACGACGCTATGGGCGTTTCTGCCGTGGTCGCTGCCGTTGTACGCGGGCGTAGGCAAGGCCGTGATGCAGTTGTTCCGGCGGTTTACGGGCAAATCGCACCAACCGCTCCCCGAATATGTGTCGCTGGGGTCGGGGCTGGCAACGTTCGCGCTGTTCTCGCTGTCGGGCTTTCAACTGCCGCACTATATGAACATTGTGTTTCCATTTTTTGCAATTCTGACGGCACAGTTTCTGGTGGGTCTTTCGCCAAAAAATCTGCGTCGATGGACAGTCGGGCAGAGCGTTATCGCCGGTTTGCTGGTGGTGCTGACAGTGGGTTTGATACTGGTTGTTCGGCCCGCCGGGATGAGTCTGGCAATTGGCTGGGTTGCCGTTGTTTCGCTGCTGACGCTGATGCTGTTCCGGCAAGCCGACCTATCAACGCTGACGGGTCGCCTGACGGGGGCAATGGCCGTATTTTTCGGCATCCTGAATCTGTTTTTATACCCTGCGTTTTTACAATATCAGGCCGGTATGACAGCCGCCCGCTACGTGAACGAGCAGCCTGATCTGGTCCAGCAACCCGTTTGGCTGTACCTGCCCGGCACAGGCGTTGGGGGGGGTAGTTTCTGGTCATACGAGTTTTACGCCACTGGCCCAACGGCTTACGTGCGTTCTGATTCGGCCCTGCGCCAACGGCTTCAGCGCGGCCCCATAATGGTGTTCACCGAAGGCGTTTACGCCGATTCGCTCGTAAGCCGGGGCTTTGGGCTGCGTCGGCTGGCTGCGTTTCCGTTCTTCCATGTCAGCACCCTTACCGGCGATTTCCTGAACCCCGACACCCGCCCCAAAACGCTGGAACCGTATGTACTGGCGGAGGTATCACCGCGATGA
- a CDS encoding VCBS repeat-containing protein: protein MIYRAILLVLLTGLAACQSNQPSDARFTPIGGAESGVTFNNKMQPFENDTLNANTYDPMYNGAGVGVGDFNRDGRLDLFFAGNNVTSRLYLNRTEPGKDAFKFEDVTKKAGVTTAAWCTGVSVADVNQDGWPDIYVSVAGRDTARAMRHNLLFINEGIRGKGKGVGDVPTFREMARDYGLDDSGMNTQAAFFDYDRDGDLDCYVLNNAVERTGRNTIRPKRLNGEGPSTDRLYRNETSNAAGKPPVSNKNRRLSSRVTRFTDVSREAGILAEGYGLGLTVADINQDGWPDVYCANDFLSNDVVYVNDRNGHFTDRSRDYFKHTSYNSMGVDIQDVNNDTRPDVMVVDMLPETNERQKMMLIKTNWEFFHLARQQGYQDEYVRNTLQLNMGQERFSEIGQLAGVFRTDWSWAPLLADFDNDGYKDLFVTNGYRRDITNLDYVAYLNSQAASFGNPAQSSRRQTLAELYKLPEIKLHNYMFRNRSGEPGGELTFADESENWGFGEKTFSNGAAYADLDNDGDLDLIINNMDSEAGLYRNETNRPGQPIANHALRLHLPADAHGLGAEVRVRTPDGQTQAVAVHPVRGYASSVEPFVHVGLGKHTAATVEIRWADGAYQRVGQLPADRMHEIVYKPNASAFSVVPAAVAPLFSTADAASAGLTFRHEEAPLNDLERTPLLPQVYAKNSPAIAIADADGNGLDDVFVGADAGQVRSLFLQTKPGQFAQRVQGANDLEDMGSLFFDADGDGDQDLYVVSGGSRLPDSSGIYQDRLYLNDGTGKLTRAEGVLPPTTSSGSCVVAADFDGDGDLDLFRAGRVKVGQYPLAPRSYLLRNDGKRFTDVTDQLAPGLRYVGMTCAALWTDFDNDNDPDLMLAGEFMPITVFTNERGRLVQSVNQSLSQYKGLWNSLTGADFDQDGDVDYIAGNLGLNTRYRVSSDEPLRVYAKDFDGNGQLDPILTQYLQGKEHIVPIRDLLNDQMPTLSRKRFTSYQQYARQSFDDAFSDNTEGATMLSATELRSCYIENKGNGEFAIRPLPTLAQLSPVFGMQTGDFNADGLPDALLVGNSYAPETYTGWYDAGRGCLLLGDGRGNFRPVMPADAGLAIDRDAKAFAALSTGQELLYLVANNNGPLQLIRPVNPIRPQPAKPGETHRLVKQPNGKTQRVEFYHGSGYLSQSSR from the coding sequence ATGATTTACCGCGCCATACTATTGGTGTTACTAACGGGTTTAGCTGCCTGCCAATCCAACCAGCCATCGGATGCCCGCTTCACGCCAATCGGCGGGGCAGAGTCGGGCGTGACGTTCAACAACAAAATGCAGCCGTTTGAGAACGATACGCTCAACGCCAATACCTACGACCCGATGTACAACGGTGCGGGCGTGGGCGTCGGCGATTTCAACCGCGACGGTCGGCTCGACCTGTTTTTTGCGGGAAACAACGTTACGTCGCGCCTGTATCTGAACAGGACGGAGCCGGGTAAAGACGCCTTCAAGTTCGAGGACGTGACCAAAAAAGCGGGCGTAACCACCGCAGCCTGGTGTACGGGCGTGAGCGTGGCCGACGTGAACCAGGATGGCTGGCCCGACATTTACGTGAGCGTGGCCGGACGCGATACGGCCCGCGCCATGCGGCACAACCTGCTGTTTATCAACGAGGGTATAAGAGGTAAGGGCAAGGGAGTGGGGGATGTGCCGACGTTTCGGGAGATGGCCCGTGACTATGGCCTTGACGACAGCGGCATGAACACCCAGGCCGCATTTTTCGACTACGACCGCGACGGTGATCTGGATTGTTACGTCCTGAATAACGCTGTAGAACGCACAGGTCGCAACACCATCCGCCCCAAACGCCTGAACGGCGAAGGGCCAAGCACGGATCGGCTGTACCGGAATGAGACAAGTAACGCGGCTGGAAAGCCGCCAGTCAGCAACAAAAACCGGCGGCTTTCCAGCCGCGTTACACGCTTTACTGACGTTTCCCGCGAGGCCGGCATTCTGGCCGAGGGCTACGGGCTGGGCCTGACCGTGGCCGATATCAATCAGGATGGCTGGCCCGACGTCTATTGTGCCAACGATTTTCTGTCGAACGACGTAGTGTATGTCAACGACCGCAACGGCCATTTTACGGACCGTTCCCGCGACTATTTCAAACATACCAGCTACAACAGTATGGGTGTTGACATTCAGGATGTTAACAACGATACTCGGCCCGACGTGATGGTGGTAGACATGCTCCCGGAAACCAACGAACGGCAGAAAATGATGCTCATCAAAACCAACTGGGAATTTTTTCACCTCGCCCGGCAGCAGGGTTATCAGGATGAGTATGTGCGCAATACGTTGCAACTGAACATGGGTCAGGAGCGATTCTCTGAAATCGGGCAACTGGCTGGTGTGTTCCGCACCGACTGGAGTTGGGCACCGCTACTGGCTGATTTCGACAACGATGGCTATAAAGACTTATTCGTGACCAACGGCTACCGGCGCGACATTACCAACCTCGATTACGTAGCTTACCTGAACAGTCAGGCCGCGAGCTTTGGCAACCCGGCGCAATCGTCGCGCAGGCAGACGCTGGCGGAGCTTTACAAACTGCCCGAAATTAAGCTGCACAACTATATGTTCCGCAACCGCTCGGGCGAGCCGGGTGGCGAACTGACCTTTGCCGATGAGTCGGAAAACTGGGGTTTTGGCGAGAAAACGTTCTCCAACGGCGCGGCCTACGCCGACCTGGATAACGACGGCGATCTGGACCTGATAATCAATAATATGGACAGCGAAGCAGGGCTGTACCGCAACGAAACCAACCGGCCCGGCCAGCCGATAGCGAATCACGCGCTCCGGTTGCACCTGCCCGCCGATGCACACGGACTGGGGGCCGAAGTGCGCGTCAGAACACCCGACGGGCAAACACAGGCGGTGGCCGTGCATCCGGTTCGGGGCTACGCATCGTCGGTGGAGCCGTTTGTGCATGTCGGGCTGGGTAAACATACGGCGGCAACGGTCGAAATTCGCTGGGCCGATGGCGCGTATCAGCGGGTGGGCCAACTTCCGGCTGATCGGATGCATGAAATCGTGTACAAGCCGAATGCCAGCGCGTTTTCGGTAGTTCCGGCGGCTGTAGCCCCGTTATTTTCAACGGCTGATGCCGCTTCTGCGGGCCTGACCTTCCGGCACGAGGAGGCCCCACTCAACGATTTGGAGCGAACGCCGTTGCTGCCGCAGGTCTATGCCAAAAACAGCCCCGCCATTGCTATTGCCGACGCTGATGGGAACGGTTTGGACGACGTGTTTGTGGGGGCCGATGCTGGGCAGGTTCGCAGCCTGTTTCTGCAAACCAAACCCGGTCAGTTTGCTCAACGCGTACAGGGGGCCAACGACCTCGAAGACATGGGGTCGCTGTTTTTCGATGCCGACGGCGATGGCGATCAGGATTTGTACGTGGTCAGTGGCGGCAGCCGGTTGCCCGACAGCAGCGGCATCTATCAGGACCGGCTTTATCTTAACGATGGCACGGGAAAACTGACCCGCGCCGAAGGCGTTTTACCGCCCACTACATCGTCGGGGTCGTGCGTGGTGGCGGCTGATTTTGACGGTGATGGCGATCTGGATTTGTTCCGGGCCGGGCGCGTGAAAGTGGGGCAGTACCCGCTGGCTCCGAGGTCTTACCTGTTGCGAAACGATGGGAAACGGTTTACTGACGTGACCGACCAACTCGCGCCGGGCCTGCGCTACGTAGGCATGACCTGTGCGGCCCTCTGGACCGACTTCGATAACGACAACGACCCTGACCTGATGCTGGCGGGCGAGTTTATGCCCATCACCGTCTTCACAAACGAACGCGGGCGGCTCGTTCAATCAGTCAATCAGTCACTTAGTCAATACAAAGGTCTCTGGAACTCCCTCACCGGAGCCGACTTCGATCAGGACGGTGATGTGGATTACATCGCGGGTAATCTGGGCCTTAACACCCGCTACCGCGTTTCGTCTGATGAGCCGCTTCGCGTGTATGCCAAAGATTTCGACGGAAACGGCCAGCTTGACCCCATTCTGACGCAGTATCTCCAGGGGAAAGAGCATATTGTACCCATCCGCGATCTGCTCAACGATCAGATGCCGACGCTCTCGCGCAAACGATTTACCAGCTACCAGCAATACGCCCGGCAGTCTTTTGACGATGCTTTCTCTGACAATACAGAAGGGGCTACTATGTTGAGCGCAACTGAGTTACGGAGTTGCTATATTGAGAACAAAGGCAACGGTGAGTTTGCTATTCGCCCGTTGCCGACGCTGGCGCAACTATCGCCCGTGTTCGGTATGCAAACCGGCGATTTCAACGCCGATGGGTTGCCCGATGCGTTGTTGGTGGGTAACTCCTACGCGCCGGAAACCTATACGGGCTGGTACGATGCCGGGCGTGGGTGCCTGCTGCTGGGCGATGGCCGGGGCAACTTCCGGCCCGTGATGCCTGCCGATGCCGGGCTTGCCATTGACCGCGATGCCAAAGCTTTCGCGGCCCTCTCGACCGGGCAGGAATTGCTGTATCTGGTGGCAAACAACAACGGCCCCCTGCAACTCATTCGCCCAGTTAACCCCATTCGTCCACAACCCGCCAAACCCGGCGAAACACACCGCCTGGTGAAACAACCCAACGGCAAAACCCAGCGCGTCGAGTTCTATCACGGCTCGGGCTACCTGAGTCAGTCATCGCGGTGA
- a CDS encoding RNA polymerase sigma factor, with amino-acid sequence MNGSFNYHKATDAQIWDDFLRGNQLAYSFMYEKYARVLYNYGFKIAQNRQLTEDCLQDLFLTILESRERLSHTDSIKFYLMRSLRREIVRKLNAQQRFSDNPDHEIDFKVEFFYEPTWLDSQISKERSEAVLRELNHLPARQKEALFLKFFDNLSYEEIAGIMGIETTSAYKVIYKAIASLQKRMPVDLLAVLLTVAAA; translated from the coding sequence GTGAACGGTTCATTTAACTACCACAAGGCTACCGACGCCCAAATCTGGGACGACTTTTTACGCGGTAATCAGCTTGCCTATTCGTTCATGTATGAAAAGTACGCTCGCGTGCTGTACAATTATGGTTTTAAGATTGCCCAGAACCGCCAACTTACCGAAGATTGCCTGCAAGACCTGTTTTTGACTATCCTGGAAAGCCGCGAACGGCTTAGCCATACCGACTCGATTAAGTTCTACCTGATGCGGTCGCTCCGGCGCGAAATTGTCCGCAAGCTGAACGCCCAACAACGTTTTTCCGACAATCCCGACCATGAAATCGACTTCAAAGTCGAGTTTTTTTACGAACCCACCTGGCTCGATTCGCAAATCAGCAAAGAACGCTCGGAAGCCGTACTCCGCGAGCTAAACCACCTGCCCGCCCGCCAGAAAGAAGCCCTTTTTTTAAAATTCTTCGACAACCTCAGCTACGAAGAAATTGCGGGCATTATGGGCATCGAAACCACCTCAGCCTACAAAGTCATTTACAAAGCAATTGCCTCTCTTCAGAAACGTATGCCCGTCGATTTGCTGGCAGTACTATTAACGGTGGCAGCAGCGTAG
- a CDS encoding FecR family protein has protein sequence MKQPYEQFSVHDFVLDDAFRRWVFEPNEQSMTFWHTFMLQHPDKQADLDEASSLLLHLRANYDDLTDASQQRIQQVLDQAAAVQLAPEPISTTVRPLWQRRGFVWRMAASLTGVLLVAASVWYWMQPNEQYIKTAFGENRSVQLPDGSTVLLNGNSTLTFTDDWNADETREVWLEGEGFFKVAKKQAAGGRLKFVTHTPGLDITVLGTQFNVNTRRGNTAVTLVEGRVRLSKPGVTQSRIIEMKPGQVATTQPSIANVEVRDEKPQLHTAWTQRQFIFENTALRDIAQQLSDTYGLELVFEDSELADRRFTGNLSNESPETLLTTLSITFDLSIRRNGNRILLQRSP, from the coding sequence ATGAAACAGCCCTACGAACAGTTTAGTGTCCACGATTTTGTACTCGACGATGCCTTCCGCCGATGGGTGTTCGAGCCAAACGAACAGAGCATGACGTTCTGGCACACGTTTATGCTTCAACATCCCGATAAACAGGCCGATCTGGATGAAGCTTCCTCGCTCCTGCTGCACCTTCGGGCCAATTATGACGACCTCACCGACGCCAGTCAGCAACGGATTCAACAGGTGCTCGATCAGGCTGCGGCTGTTCAGCTTGCGCCCGAACCGATCAGTACAACCGTTCGGCCACTTTGGCAACGGCGCGGTTTTGTGTGGCGTATGGCCGCGTCGCTGACGGGCGTTCTGTTGGTGGCTGCATCGGTCTGGTATTGGATGCAGCCGAATGAGCAGTACATAAAAACTGCGTTTGGCGAAAACCGCAGTGTACAGCTACCCGATGGCTCAACGGTATTGCTCAATGGCAACTCTACTCTAACGTTTACCGACGACTGGAATGCCGACGAAACCCGCGAAGTGTGGCTGGAGGGCGAAGGGTTTTTTAAGGTTGCCAAAAAGCAGGCAGCGGGTGGGCGGCTGAAGTTTGTGACGCATACGCCCGGCTTAGACATTACGGTGCTCGGTACGCAGTTCAACGTAAACACCCGGCGTGGCAACACTGCCGTTACGCTGGTAGAAGGCCGTGTTCGGTTGAGCAAACCGGGCGTGACGCAAAGCCGGATTATCGAGATGAAACCCGGTCAGGTTGCCACTACCCAGCCGAGTATCGCCAACGTTGAAGTACGAGACGAAAAACCGCAACTCCACACCGCCTGGACGCAACGGCAGTTTATTTTTGAAAATACCGCCCTGCGCGACATCGCCCAGCAACTAAGCGATACGTACGGCCTCGAACTGGTATTTGAAGACAGCGAATTAGCCGACCGACGATTTACGGGCAACCTCTCCAACGAGAGTCCCGAAACGTTGCTCACTACCCTATCCATCACCTTCGACCTGAGCATCCGGCGCAATGGCAACCGGATATTGCTGCAACGCTCACCGTAG